The Desulfotomaculum sp. genome segment CCCTACGCTGCTGTCTACCTGGGCCAAGAGAGTGGTTGGCATCTGTACGAAAGCAATCCCCCTCATATAAGTTGCAGCTACAAAACCAGCAAGGTCACCTACAACTCCCCCTCCCAGGGCGACCACCACGCTTTGGCGGTCAAGTTGATTATGATATGCCAGATCATATAATTTCCCGGCAACATCCAGGCTCTTTGCCTCTTCACTATCCGGCGCCAGCGCCGGGACCACCCTATACCCTGCACTGGAAAGCTTTTCTTTAACTAAATTGCCGTAAAGGCCAAATACCTTGGGGTTACTTACCATGAGCACACTTTTTCCTAAATTAAGCTCTTTAAGATAGCAACCCACCGAGTTTATTAATCCCTGGCCGATATAGATATGATAGCTCCGTTCCGCAAGATCGAGATATATATCTATTGGCGCTGACATCTTATGACACTCCTGGAGATTTTTAATTATTTTTTCAACCACCTGGTCCGGATCTTCGAAACTTGTATCTATGTTTAAGTCTGCTGCACCATATGCCTGTGAGCGTACTGATAAAAGATCCTCAATCTTTTGTTTTAAATCTTCTGTACCACCGAGAAGCGGCCGGTTCCGGCTTGCTTTAACCCGTGTCAGGATTGTCTCCGGATCAGCGGTCAGACAGACGAGGATCCCAATTTCCTTCAGACAGGATACATTTTCGCTGTCAAGTACTGTCCCTCCACCAGTTGCCACTACCAAATGCTTTTTTTTGCTAAGTCTTTTGACAACCACTTTTTCTTCTGAACGAAATCTCGCCTCACCCAATTGTTTAAAAATTTGCGGTATTGTTTTGCCCGTAACGCGCTCTATCTCACTGTCGGTATCAATAAAATCCCACTTGAGGCGGTCGGCGAGTTTTCTACCAATAATGGTTTTGCCAGTTCCCATAAATCCGATTAAAATGATATTTTCCATATTAAAATCCGCCCGTTTTAAATACTTTTTTCTTTTAACCGCAGCAGATATGCATCGTAATTTTTTCTTAGCTCGTCAATTGTGTCACCGCCAAACTTGTCCAAGAAGGCAGCTGACAATTCCCATGCTACTGCGGCTTCCCCGATTACGCTGGCTGCAGGCACAGAACAGGTGTCAGCCCTTTCCACAGAAGCCAGTTGGGGTTCGTGGGTCAGCAAGTCAACGCTGTGCAAAGGTTTATACAAGGTTGGGATTGGTTTTACGGCTGCTCTTATAATTAAAGGTTCCCCGTTGGTCACGCCACCTTCCAATCCACCTGCACGGTTTGTAAGACGATAAAATCCCTTTCCCTTTTCGTGATAGATTTCATCGTGCGCTAAAGAACCGGGCAAGCGTGAAGCAGTGAAACCGAGTCCGATTTCTACTCCCTTTATTGAAGGTATACTCATCAGCGACCTGGCCAGGTTTCCGTCCAACCTCCTGTCCCACTGGACGTAACTGCCCAAACCAGGTGGCAAGCCAAATACGCACACTTCAAAAACACCGCCAAGGGAATCACCTGTAGCTTTGGCATGATCAATCTCCTGTTTCATGGCCTCTTCCGCTTTTGAATCGGGACAGTAAAGCTGCGAACCAGACAGTGCTTCTTTAAACATTTGGAGATCGGTCCGCTCCATTTGGCTGGTCTTCGAATAACCTGACGTTTCACTGACGGTTATACTGCCGATTTGCACAACATAACCAATTACGATAATACCCAGCATTTCGAGCAGTCTCTCCGCTGCACTTCCCACCGCAACTCTGGCAGCGGTCTCCCTGGCGCTTGCACGTTCCAGAACATTCCTTATATCCTGCTGGTCATACTTTAATGCGCCGGCAAGATCAGCATGCCCAGGCCGGGGGCGTGTAACCCCTCTTTGACCCAGGCTTGCACTTTCGTCGGACGCCATAATTTCTTTCCAGTTTATCCAGTCACGGTTCTTTATCTGCAAGGCAATAGGGCTCCCGATTGTAATACCTCCACGTACCCCGCTCAAAAAAACAACCTGATCATTTTCAATTGCCATCCGGCCTCCGCGCCCATAACCCCCCTGACGCCTGGCAAGTCTTTTATTAATATAGTCCTTGCTCAAAGGAAGCCCCGCAGGTAAGCCTTCAATTATTGCTGTAAGCTCAGGGCCATGGGATTCACCGGAGGTTAAATAACGAAGCACAAATACAACTCCTCTCATTATTCTAAATAAGGATAACTAGATCTAAGCCGTTATGTTTAACTAGTAAACTTGCGCGGCAAGGAACTCCTGCAGTGACTTGAGCATTATTTCTACAGGGGCCTGCACACCTGTCCAATGTTCGAAAGCAAGCACTCCCTGGTAGAGAAGCATTCCTATTCCATTAGTTACTTTAACTCCTTCAGTTAAGCTTGCGTTCTTTAAAAATTTTGTAATAGGAGGATTATAAACTAAATCACAGATAACCTGACCCGGCTGAAGGTATTCAAAAGGAAAATCCAGGCAGGTTTCTGCGTTGGGATACATGCCTAAAGGCGTCGCCTGGATAATCAAATCAGCCCTTTTAACAGATTCTTTGAATTCCGGCGTGGTCCAGTGCACAGTATCAGCCTTCTTTACCGGAGTCTGCCCGGTTAATAGATGCGCAAGCTCAACGGCTCTTTCTGGCTTCCGGTTGGCTATGGTTATTAACAATGCCCCCGACATGGCAAGTTCAACAGCGATGGACCGGGCAGCGCCTCCGGCGCCTAAGATTAGCACAGTTTTCCCCGCAGGTAAAAAATCTGCTTCTTCTTTTAAGGAACGCAAAAGGCCGGCTCCATCGGTGTTATGGCCATACAGTTTTCCTTTTTTATTGACAATGGTGTTTACGGCGCCTGCTATTTTAGCCCCGGGTGTTAGCTGATCAATGTAGCGGCATACTTTTTCTTTGTGGGGTATTGTAATGTTTACGCCGGCTATTCCCAGCGATATAACCGCCTTGGCTGCGTTCTCCAGTTCTTCAGGCGCAACACAATATGGAACATAAACAAAATCAAGCCCTAAAAAAGAAAAGGCCGCATTATGCATGACCGGTGAAAATGAGTGTTCGACAGGATAGCCAAAAATTCCACAAACATGCGTTGCGCCGCTTATTAACAATAGAATAAAAACCCCATTTCTGGAAACTCTATTTATGCTGGTATTCAGAGTATATAGGCTGTTTCTTAAATAAATTCAGGACAAGTTTCTCCAACTGCCGGCTGATCAGACGTGTAGCCCAAAACTCTTTTCCATTCATAGGCGTCACAAGTATAGTAAACATACCCAGCCTGTTGCCGCCAAGAATATCTGTGAAGATCTGATCTCCTACCACTGCTGTTTGTTCGGGATAAGTTCCCAGCAGACCAAGCGCCTGTCGGAAAGGTTTGCGGCGCGGCTTTATCGCGTAACAGATTGCGGGTAAATCCAATTCTCCGGCAAGTTT includes the following:
- a CDS encoding 3-dehydroquinate synthase, with the translated sequence MENIILIGFMGTGKTIIGRKLADRLKWDFIDTDSEIERVTGKTIPQIFKQLGEARFRSEEKVVVKRLSKKKHLVVATGGGTVLDSENVSCLKEIGILVCLTADPETILTRVKASRNRPLLGGTEDLKQKIEDLLSVRSQAYGAADLNIDTSFEDPDQVVEKIIKNLQECHKMSAPIDIYLDLAERSYHIYIGQGLINSVGCYLKELNLGKSVLMVSNPKVFGLYGNLVKEKLSSAGYRVVPALAPDSEEAKSLDVAGKLYDLAYHNQLDRQSVVVALGGGVVGDLAGFVAATYMRGIAFVQMPTTLLAQVDSSVGGKVAVNHPRGKNIIGSFYQPKLVLSDIDLISTLDDRELRTGLAEVIKCAVIADREFFSWLFDHIGDLLDRRPEALARAISTSCRIKAEVVQEDETERGRRAILNFGHTVGHAIEALSGYNLYRHGEAVAIGMAAETRLANKLGILKQEEENRIIGLIKKTGLPSELPGQIPADQFLISILKDKKVIDREYTFALPVRIGRSEIVKGVPEEVLRSILGK
- a CDS encoding chorismate synthase, which translates into the protein MLRYLTSGESHGPELTAIIEGLPAGLPLSKDYINKRLARRQGGYGRGGRMAIENDQVVFLSGVRGGITIGSPIALQIKNRDWINWKEIMASDESASLGQRGVTRPRPGHADLAGALKYDQQDIRNVLERASARETAARVAVGSAAERLLEMLGIIVIGYVVQIGSITVSETSGYSKTSQMERTDLQMFKEALSGSQLYCPDSKAEEAMKQEIDHAKATGDSLGGVFEVCVFGLPPGLGSYVQWDRRLDGNLARSLMSIPSIKGVEIGLGFTASRLPGSLAHDEIYHEKGKGFYRLTNRAGGLEGGVTNGEPLIIRAAVKPIPTLYKPLHSVDLLTHEPQLASVERADTCSVPAASVIGEAAVAWELSAAFLDKFGGDTIDELRKNYDAYLLRLKEKSI
- the aroE gene encoding shikimate dehydrogenase; the protein is MLLLISGATHVCGIFGYPVEHSFSPVMHNAAFSFLGLDFVYVPYCVAPEELENAAKAVISLGIAGVNITIPHKEKVCRYIDQLTPGAKIAGAVNTIVNKKGKLYGHNTDGAGLLRSLKEEADFLPAGKTVLILGAGGAARSIAVELAMSGALLITIANRKPERAVELAHLLTGQTPVKKADTVHWTTPEFKESVKRADLIIQATPLGMYPNAETCLDFPFEYLQPGQVICDLVYNPPITKFLKNASLTEGVKVTNGIGMLLYQGVLAFEHWTGVQAPVEIMLKSLQEFLAAQVY
- a CDS encoding YqeG family HAD IIIA-type phosphatase, which gives rise to MFKLLYPKLYVSSLFDINVNDLYKAGIRGILFDLDNTIIPRNTDVFSAEVCSWLKEIRNRNFKACIISNNNAKRVSKLAGELDLPAICYAIKPRRKPFRQALGLLGTYPEQTAVVGDQIFTDILGGNRLGMFTILVTPMNGKEFWATRLISRQLEKLVLNLFKKQPIYSEYQHK